The sequence CAGAACTGCCGGTCACGCCCGTTTCCCGCAACGGGAAGCAGGGACGCTGGGGCACACCCTTGCGTACAGGTTCCCGGGCCCGGCGCCCCGCGTAGGGCGCCACGCCTCAGGAGATGGGCGACCTGGCTATCTCGTTCAGGAACTCCTGGTTGTTCTTGGTGCTGCGTATCTTGTCTATGAGCAGCTCGATGGCCGCGCTGGGGTCGAGGGCGTGAAGCACACGACGCAGTTTCCAGACCACCTGCGCTTCCTCCGGCTCCATGATCAGCTCTTCCTTGCGTGTCCCGGACTTGTCGATCTCTATGGCCGGGAAGATACGCTTGTCCGCCAGTTTGCGGTCCAGGTGCAGCTCCATGTTGCCGGTACCCTTGAACTCCTCGAAGATGACCTCGTCCATGCGGGACCCGGTCTCCACCAGGGCGGTGGCGATGATGGTGAGGCTGCCCCCGTCCTCGATGTTCCTCGCCGCGCCGAAGAAGCGCTTGGGCGGGTAGAGGGCGGTGGAATCCACCCCTCCGGAGAGGATACGCCCGCTGGTGGGCGTGGCGAGGTTGTAAGCACGCGCCAGGCGGGTGATGCTGTCCAGGAGGATGACCACGTCGTGATTGTGTTCCACCAGGCGCTTGGCCCTCTCCAGCACCAGCTCCGCCACCTGGATGTGGTTGTCGGACGGCTGGTCGAAGGTGGAGCTGATCACCTCGCCCTTCACGGAACGTTCCATGTCCGTGACCTCCTCGGGACGCTCGTCCACAAGGAGGACGATGAGCTTCACCTCCGGGTTGTTGTAGGTGATGCTGTTGGCGATCTGCTTCAGGATGGTGGTCTTGCCCGCCTTGGGCGGGGAGACGATCAGCCCCCTCTGCCCCTTGCCGATGGGAGCGATGAGGTCGATGATCCTGGGCGCCGTGACCTCGTCGGGCGTCTCCAGGCGCAACCGCTGCAGCGGAAAGAGGGGCGTCAACTGCTCGAACTGCTTACGCTCGCGGCAGACTTCGGGGTTGTCCCCATTGACCTTCTCGATGCGCAGCAGGGCGTTGTACTTCTCGCTGTCCTTGGGCGGGCGCACCTGGCCCTGTATCTCGTCACCCCTCTTGAGGTGGAAGCGCCGTATCTGGGAGAGCGAGACGTAGATGTCCTCCTCGCTGGGAAGGTAACCGCGCGTGCGCAGGAAGCCGTAGCCCTCGGGAAGGATGTCCAGGATCCCCGTGCGGATGAAAAGCCCTTCCTCCTCCACGCGGCGGTTGAGGATGCTCTCGATGAGCTCCTGTTTGCGCATACCGGTGATGCCGGTCAGTCCCATCTCGCGCGCCATGCCCTGCAGGTCCACCAGGAGCATGGATTCCAGCTTGGCCCTGTCCATTGTCTGTTCCAAGTTCTCACCTCCTTTCCATTAATTTCCTATAAAAACCTCTTGCCGTGTTGCTGACGTGTTCTTGCCCGGGCCTTGCCCTTGCCCTGGCCGTTCCCTTCACAGGTCCTTGATCTTCTCATAATCCTCCAGGAACCTCTTGATGCCGATGTCCGTCAGGGGATGCTTCACCATCGCCACCATCACCTCGTAAGGGATGGTGGCTATGTGCGCGCCGGCCCGCGCCGCCTGCACCACGTGCATGGGATGACGCAGGCTGGCCGCGATGACCTCGGTGGCCAGTCCATAGGTGTCGAAGATGTCCACTATCTCCTCCACCACCGCCATGCCGTTGTTGCCGATGTCGTCGAGGCGGCCCACGAAGGGGCTGACGAAGGTGGCCCCCGCCGCCGCCGCCAGCAGCGCCTGGTTGGCGGAAAATACCAGGGTGACGTTGGTCTTGATCCCTTCCCGCGCCAGGCGGCTGACCGCGGCCAGGCCCTGCGGGGTCATGGGTATCTTCACGTTGATGTTCTCGGCGATGGCCGCCAGCTCCCGCGCCTCGCGCACCATCCCCTCCGTGTCCATGCTCAAGGCCTCGGCGCTGACCGGGCCGCGCACGACCTCCGCGATCTCCCGCAGGCACTCCCGCATGCCGCGCCCCTCCTTGGAGACCAGCGAGGGGTTGGTGGTCACGCCGGAAAGCACTCCCCACCCGTTTATCTCCTTTATGTGCTCCACGTTTGCGGTGTCCAGGAAAAGCTTCATCGCAAACCTCCGCTCGAATCGCCTTCCGTCGTCCCTGCATGCCGCGCCACCGCACGCGCGACAGTCCTTCGGGCATCCTCCTCCGTATCAGCCGGCCCGGTCGTGCCGCTCATATGAACAGCGCCGCCTCTTCCGGCAACTTCTCCTTGCGGGCCATCTCGTAGGCGGTGTTGATGATGTAATCGACTACATCGGACACGGTGGAGTCCAGGTCCACGCACTCCACCGCCCTGACCCCGGTCACCTCGGCCATGTGCACGATATAATCCTGTATCTTGCGTATGTTGTCGAAATGCTTCACGTACCTCTGGAAAGGCCTGGTGCCCTGCGTCTCCACCTCCCGGATGTAGAAGTGGCTGCGGTGCAGTTTCTCGTCCGTCACCTTGACGACCAGGGGGACGATGAACGCGTCTGGGAACTGCTCGGCCGTTATGAAGCCGGGCACGATGTGCGCTCCCTCGATGATGATATGGGTGCCCTCGTTGAGGGCCCTCTTGATGATCGCCCGCACTCCCACCAGCACGGAGAGGCTCTGCTCCCGGAACCCGGCCACCACCGGGTCCACGTGCGGCGGCAGGGGGTGGATAAGGGCGGACTCCGCGTCGAAGGAGGAGGTGTGGATGGTGGGCATGAGCTCGTGCGAGAAGAAAGCACGCATGACCTCGCGGATGGCATCGGTAGACACGATGCGCACGATGCTCAATCGGTTGGCGAGCATGGTGGCGATGGTCGACTTTCCCACGCCGGTGGTGCCGCCCATGAGCACCACCAGGGGCTTGTTCAGGCTGCTGAAACTCACGTAGCGGCGGTAGTTGTCCGCGTACTTCTCGCCGATCTTTTCCAGGAGCACGTGGTAGATTATGCGGCGCAGCTCCTTCGCCTGTATCTCCAGCCTCCCCTCTCCCACCAGGTATTCCTCGATACCGGAGGCCACGTAATACGCGGGTCCCGGCGGCAGGCCGGAAGCCATGATGGCGTTGGCCGTCAGGCCCTTGGAGAAGGGCACGCGGTGATATTCCTCGTCGAGGATGGTTATCCTCTTGTTCTTGTTGTCGCTCTTCTTCTCGCCTTCGCTTCTCATG is a genomic window of Actinomycetota bacterium containing:
- the rho gene encoding transcription termination factor Rho; the encoded protein is MDRAKLESMLLVDLQGMAREMGLTGITGMRKQELIESILNRRVEEEGLFIRTGILDILPEGYGFLRTRGYLPSEEDIYVSLSQIRRFHLKRGDEIQGQVRPPKDSEKYNALLRIEKVNGDNPEVCRERKQFEQLTPLFPLQRLRLETPDEVTAPRIIDLIAPIGKGQRGLIVSPPKAGKTTILKQIANSITYNNPEVKLIVLLVDERPEEVTDMERSVKGEVISSTFDQPSDNHIQVAELVLERAKRLVEHNHDVVILLDSITRLARAYNLATPTSGRILSGGVDSTALYPPKRFFGAARNIEDGGSLTIIATALVETGSRMDEVIFEEFKGTGNMELHLDRKLADKRIFPAIEIDKSGTRKEELIMEPEEAQVVWKLRRVLHALDPSAAIELLIDKIRSTKNNQEFLNEIARSPIS
- the fsa gene encoding fructose-6-phosphate aldolase, which produces MKLFLDTANVEHIKEINGWGVLSGVTTNPSLVSKEGRGMRECLREIAEVVRGPVSAEALSMDTEGMVREARELAAIAENINVKIPMTPQGLAAVSRLAREGIKTNVTLVFSANQALLAAAAGATFVSPFVGRLDDIGNNGMAVVEEIVDIFDTYGLATEVIAASLRHPMHVVQAARAGAHIATIPYEVMVAMVKHPLTDIGIKRFLEDYEKIKDL
- a CDS encoding zeta toxin family protein, whose protein sequence is MRSEGEKKSDNKNKRITILDEEYHRVPFSKGLTANAIMASGLPPGPAYYVASGIEEYLVGEGRLEIQAKELRRIIYHVLLEKIGEKYADNYRRYVSFSSLNKPLVVLMGGTTGVGKSTIATMLANRLSIVRIVSTDAIREVMRAFFSHELMPTIHTSSFDAESALIHPLPPHVDPVVAGFREQSLSVLVGVRAIIKRALNEGTHIIIEGAHIVPGFITAEQFPDAFIVPLVVKVTDEKLHRSHFYIREVETQGTRPFQRYVKHFDNIRKIQDYIVHMAEVTGVRAVECVDLDSTVSDVVDYIINTAYEMARKEKLPEEAALFI